A genomic region of Desulfosarcina ovata subsp. ovata contains the following coding sequences:
- a CDS encoding DEAD/DEAH box helicase, with the protein MRPFRLRPYQKKAVAAVVSRYQEQNQRRMLLYLPTGAGKTVIATHIIKALRASKAFGKVLFVAHRREIIDQTARTIRRHLPGLGVQIEQGKRTVKAQGAITLASVQSLVRRKEKYDPKDYALIICDECHRALASSWGEVIDYFHTQADQETLLLGMTATPQRTDGKSALDIFGRTAFEISRADLEDLGYLVPMRYFTIRGNLNLDKVRMSAGDFQVGALSRVMNTAANRALTLKAWMEQGGGKKTIAFCAGVDHALDLASDFSALGIRAEKIDGKSKNRSDILKRFTDGNIQVLTNYGVLTEGFDDPSVECILMARPTTSPLVYTQCVGRGLRTSPGKHACIVIDIVDRSAHPLQYGATQMAGLSKGWRSRGADPFRQARSFAGIKVTSPDAFLRLRDAATMEKVQSILMSLPPEVVTAGLDGEPVLHYDAREGECTANQARTSTRDILKQAGAIGARLHVDETTLRITFRSPETENERFAYLKWHIQRVACRTVIFEPPKRKGGAVRPRSLLRSMLPDGCQIRNLSADAQNDTISASIAGLTPDEIQNIQADFEAEYGMRLDLKGQMSLF; encoded by the coding sequence ATGCGCCCTTTTCGACTCCGCCCCTATCAGAAAAAAGCCGTTGCCGCCGTGGTCTCGCGTTATCAGGAGCAAAACCAGCGCCGCATGCTGCTTTACCTTCCCACCGGTGCCGGGAAAACCGTGATTGCGACCCACATCATCAAAGCCCTGCGTGCCTCCAAGGCATTCGGCAAAGTGCTTTTCGTGGCCCATCGCCGGGAAATCATCGACCAGACCGCGCGCACCATCCGGCGGCATCTGCCCGGACTCGGGGTGCAGATCGAGCAAGGTAAGCGTACCGTCAAGGCCCAGGGCGCCATCACCCTGGCCTCGGTTCAGTCGCTGGTACGCCGCAAGGAAAAGTATGATCCCAAGGACTACGCGCTGATCATCTGCGATGAGTGCCACCGGGCGCTGGCGTCGAGTTGGGGAGAAGTGATCGACTACTTTCACACCCAAGCCGACCAGGAGACCCTGCTGCTCGGCATGACAGCCACCCCCCAGCGCACGGACGGCAAATCGGCCCTGGACATTTTCGGCCGCACGGCATTCGAAATTTCCCGCGCCGATCTGGAAGATCTCGGCTATCTGGTGCCCATGCGCTATTTCACCATCCGGGGAAACTTGAATCTGGACAAGGTCAGGATGTCGGCCGGAGATTTTCAGGTGGGTGCGCTCTCCCGGGTGATGAATACCGCCGCCAACCGGGCCTTGACCCTGAAAGCCTGGATGGAGCAGGGTGGAGGCAAAAAAACCATCGCCTTTTGCGCCGGTGTCGACCACGCCCTGGATCTGGCCTCGGATTTTTCGGCCCTGGGCATCCGGGCTGAGAAGATCGACGGCAAGAGCAAAAATCGTAGCGACATCCTGAAACGCTTTACCGACGGAAATATCCAGGTGTTGACCAACTATGGCGTGCTCACCGAGGGGTTCGATGATCCAAGCGTTGAATGCATTCTCATGGCCAGGCCCACCACCTCGCCGTTGGTCTACACCCAGTGTGTCGGACGGGGCCTGCGGACGTCACCCGGCAAACATGCCTGCATCGTCATCGACATCGTCGACCGCAGCGCCCACCCCTTGCAGTACGGGGCCACCCAGATGGCCGGCCTTTCCAAAGGGTGGCGCAGCCGCGGAGCGGATCCCTTCCGCCAGGCGCGCTCGTTCGCCGGGATCAAGGTCACCAGTCCCGACGCGTTTCTGAGACTTCGCGATGCCGCAACCATGGAGAAGGTGCAGTCGATTTTAATGAGTCTGCCGCCGGAGGTGGTCACCGCCGGTCTGGATGGCGAACCGGTGCTGCATTACGACGCGCGGGAAGGCGAATGCACCGCCAACCAGGCCCGGACATCGACCCGCGATATCCTCAAGCAGGCGGGAGCGATCGGCGCCAGGCTGCATGTGGATGAAACGACTCTGCGGATCACCTTCCGGTCGCCGGAAACGGAAAACGAGCGTTTCGCCTACCTGAAGTGGCACATCCAGCGGGTCGCCTGCCGCACGGTGATCTTTGAGCCGCCCAAACGCAAGGGCGGGGCCGTGCGTCCACGCTCCCTGTTGCGCTCCATGCTGCCCGATGGCTGTCAGATCCGCAATCTATCTGCCGACGCCCAAAACGACACCATCTCCGCCAGTATCGCCGGCCTCACACCCGATGAAATCCAGAACATCCAGGCGGATTTCGAAGCGGAATACGGCATGCGGCTGGACCTTAAGGGACAGATGTCGCTTTTTTGA